Proteins from a genomic interval of Rickettsia sp. Oklahoma-10:
- the rlmB gene encoding 23S rRNA (guanosine(2251)-2'-O)-methyltransferase RlmB, which translates to MQNKKLDSKNCYYMYGKHPVFSALNNPKRQIENILCTREIFDENRKLIATRSYEIVNNNILSKLLENQTHQGIAAKVRPIFSYNLEDIDIKNPKCKVTILDQITDTQNIGAIIRSAAAFDINAILLPQDNSPNENGGIAKAACGTLELIPIIKVTNLRSCMNYLKKHGFWIIGLTGSANDYFTDKLIANKIAIVFGAEDKGIRRLVEKTCDYLAKIPMSKRVESLNVSNAASIIFHLLY; encoded by the coding sequence ATGCAAAATAAAAAACTTGATTCTAAAAATTGTTATTATATGTACGGGAAACATCCTGTATTTTCTGCTCTAAATAATCCAAAACGTCAAATTGAAAATATTTTATGCACTAGGGAAATTTTTGATGAAAACAGAAAATTAATAGCTACTAGATCTTATGAAATTGTTAATAACAATATTTTATCTAAATTACTAGAAAATCAAACACATCAAGGAATAGCTGCAAAAGTGAGGCCAATTTTTTCTTACAATCTAGAGGACATAGATATAAAAAACCCAAAATGTAAAGTTACAATTCTTGATCAAATAACAGACACACAAAATATTGGAGCAATTATTCGCAGCGCTGCTGCTTTTGATATAAATGCTATACTATTACCTCAAGATAATTCTCCAAACGAAAACGGTGGCATTGCTAAAGCGGCTTGCGGTACTTTAGAATTAATACCTATCATTAAAGTTACTAACTTACGCTCATGTATGAATTATCTTAAAAAACATGGCTTTTGGATTATAGGTCTAACAGGTTCTGCAAATGATTACTTTACCGATAAATTAATTGCCAATAAAATAGCAATAGTATTTGGTGCGGAAGATAAAGGCATACGAAGATTAGTCGAAAAAACCTGCGATTATTTAGCCAAAATCCCTATGTCTAAAAGAGTGGAGAGTCTTAACGTATCCAATGCCGCCTCTATAATTTTTCACTTATTATATTAG